The following coding sequences are from one Liolophura sinensis isolate JHLJ2023 chromosome 12, CUHK_Ljap_v2, whole genome shotgun sequence window:
- the LOC135479861 gene encoding P2Y purinoceptor 4-like — MTSKDDNIEGSWMAGVMLSMCALGVVLNILVIIVVTRTPMMRRSADLFIVNLSVSSILLAGLSLPLKLVVPFDNQIDLYASDVTCKITQFVPLLTIMSAISTMTAISFERYFAIACQKILTIRNTLLVILGIWIVSVVTSAPQLYEYSAKMVPDEYGNGTHLSCGSHDIPENFETIYASVVLAVSYVIPLLLISTNYFRLVAFMYRLSKRNKGAKPGQGGYTVNRGKVRVLHMAILLTSVFCLLWLTYFVLFTIEEITDTDNSRHVSSGAHTAKHVMMALSTISNPVLYSVFTETFRRRLARYCHSTETATDDSFNNLNPSLNACGSTTMRHSTTFPDNNKIGMEQEGEKEREGIYHKEMEGECQKVKSEWEGCSHEWKGETDDGYRGGNCKAKDVNPKAKGEMDGAGQEKQSQRESCNQEGESKTDGACLAGKNEMEGCYKERKSKTESGHQTGKSEIEWGYWQGKCETESGHQIGKSETEVGYQQNKYETEGGHQTGKSEIEWDYQEGKSERESGREKNGGEARDDIDRVKHMGNCSEEMDGGNDNYINGIWCPGKENHILDSEVEETPITVYVLRSPQEKTPTNEDEIQKAQGD, encoded by the exons ATGACGAGCAAAGATGACAATATTGAGGGGAGTTGGATGGCTGGGGTGATGCTGAGTATGTGTGCCCTGGGGGTAGTACTGAACATCCTGGTCATAATAGTGGTCACCCGGACACCCATGATGAGACGCAGTGCAGACCTGTTCATCGTGAATCTATCCGTCAGTAGCATCTTGCTTGCGGGCCTTTCTCTACCCCTGAAGCTGGTCGTACCTTTTGACAACCAGATTGATCTCTACGCCA GTGATGTCACATGCAAAATCACTCAATTCGTGCCTCTTTTGACGATAATGTCGGCCATATCTACGATGACTGCCATTTCTTTTGAGCGCTACTTCGCCATCGCGTGTCAGAAGATTCTCACCATCCGCAATACGCTGCTTGTCATTCTCGGTATCTGGATTGTCTCCGTTGTAACTTCTGCCCCGCAGCTCTACGAGTACTCGGCCAAGATGGTTCCAGACGAATACGGCAACGGCACTCATCTCTCCTGCGGCTCTCACGACATTCCCGAAAACTTTGAGACAATCTACGCCAGCGTCGTTCTGGCCGTCTCCTATGTCATTCCTCTGTTATTAATCTCGACGAACTACTTTCGGTTGGTGGCCTTCATGTACCGCTTGAGTAAGAGAAACAAGGGAGCTAAACCTGGCCAGGGCGGCTACACTGTCAATCGCGGCAAAGTACGAGTTCTCCATATGGCGATTCTTCTCACCTCAGTCTTCTGTCTCCTGTGGCTTACATATTTTGTCCTTTTCACAATTGAG GAAATCACCGACACGGACAATAGCAGACACGTGTCATCGGGAGCTCACACGGCTAAACACGTGATGATGGCGTTGAGCACTATATCTAATCCAGTTCTATACTCCGTGTTCACAGAGACATTCAGGAGGAGGCTAGCGAGATATTGTCACAGTACAGAAACTGCTACCGATGACAGTTTTAACAATTTGAATCCTTCACTTAATGCTTGTGGTTCTACAACTATGCGACATTCTACGACATTTCCAGACAATAACAAGATTGGGATGGAACAGGAAGGGGAAAAGGAGAGAGAAGGCATTTACCACAAAGAGATGGAAGGCGAATGCCAGAAAGTGAAAAGCGAGTGGGAAGGCTGTTCTCATGAATGGAAAGGCGAGACGGATGACGGTTACCGAGGAGGGAACTGCAAGGCGAAAGACGTTAATCCGAAAGCGAAAGGCGAGATGGATGGTGCTGGCCAGGAAAAACAAAGCCAGAGGGAAAGCTGTAACCAGGAAGGGGAAAGCAAGACAGACGGTGCTTGCTTGGCAGGGAAAAACGAGATGGAAGGCTGTTACAAAGAACGAAAAAGCAAAACGGAAAGCGGTCACCAGACAGGGAAAAGCGAGATAGAATGGGGTTATTGGCAAGGGAAATGCGAGACGGAAAGCGGTCACCAAATAGGGAAAAGCGAAACAGAAGTGGGTTACCAGCAAAACAAATACGAGACAGAAGGCGGTCACCAGACAGGGAAAAGCGAAATAGAATGGGATTACCAAGAAGGGAAAAGCGAGAGGGAAAGCGGTCGCGAAAAGAACGGCGGGGAGGCAAGGGATGACATCGACCGAGTCAAACACATGGGAAATTGTTCCGAAGAAATGGACGGCGGAAACGACAATTACATCAATGGGATATGGTGTCCAGGGAAGGAGAACCATATTCTAGACTCGGAGGTTGAGGAGACGCCTATCACTGTGTATGTGCTTCGGAGCCCCCAGGAGAAAACCCCGACCAATGAAGACGAAATCCAGAAAGCTCAAGGCGATTGA